Below is a window of Mucilaginibacter sp. PAMC 26640 DNA.
AATGAAGTTTACATCCGTGATCTGGACATTTCTAAAACCCTGATATAGCGTTATGCGTGTTTTTATGAATGATGAGGCTTTTCTAAAAAAAGGATTTGAAATATCGACTGAATTTAAAAAGCTGGACTTTAACATCATATTTAATTACCTTGATAAGGAATCGTACTGGGCTAAAGGCATACCGGTAGACAAATTAAAAATTGCATTAGAACACTCCATGTGCTTTGGGGTTTACAAGGATGGCGCACAAGTAGGATTAGCTAGAGTAATTACAGATAAGGCCACTTTTGCATATTTGTGCGATGTATTTATTTTAGACAAATACCGTGGCATCGGTTTATCTAAATGGTTGATGCAAACTATAATGGAGTATCCGGAGCTGCGAGGTTTAAGGCG
It encodes the following:
- a CDS encoding GNAT family acetyltransferase; this translates as MNDEAFLKKGFEISTEFKKLDFNIIFNYLDKESYWAKGIPVDKLKIALEHSMCFGVYKDGAQVGLARVITDKATFAYLCDVFILDKYRGIGLSKWLMQTIMEYPELRGLRRWSLATADAQGLYKQFGFGPIKNPENWMQIHTPYKTD